The genomic region ccaggctgaacaaccccaaatctcccagtctgtcctcgcagcagaggtgctccagccctctcatcatctttgtggcctcctctgggcctgttccaacagctccatgtccttcttgtgctgaggactccaaagctggacacagtactccaggtggagtctcaccagagtggagcagaggggtagaatcgctgaccttgacctgctggccacgcttcttttagtgcagcccaggatgtggttggccttctgggctgcgagtgcacattgctggctcatgttcagcttctcatccaccagcacccccgagtccttctcctcaaggctgctctcaatccattctctgcccaacctgtatttgtgcctgggattgccatgacccaggtgcaggaccttgcacttggccttattgaactttatgaggtttgcatgggcctaccactcaagcctgtccaggtccctctggatggcatcccttccctccagcctgtcaaccactccacacagcttggtgttgttggcaaacttgctgaggatgcgcccaatcccactgtctgtgtcactgacaaaagatgttaaacagcgctggtcccagtactgatccctgaggaatgccacttgtccccggtttccacttggacattgagccattgaccacaaccctttaagtgcggccatccagccagttctttatccactgagtggtccatccatcaagtccatgcctttccaatttagagaccagagTGGCACGCGTGACAGTGtgaaacgctttgcataagtccagatagatgacgtcagttgctcccCTTTTCCATCAACgctgtaaccctgtcatagaaggccaccaaatttgtcaggcatgacttgcccttggtgaaaccACGTTGGCTATCActagtcacctccttattttctatgtgccatagcagagtttccaggaggatctgctccatgatattgcaaggcacagaggtgagaactgactgacctgtagttccctgggtcatccttttttcccttttcgaAAATGGGGgatatgtttccccttttccagtcagtgggaacttcaccagactgccacagcttttcaaatataatggaaagtggcttagcaacttcattcgccagctccctcaggacctgtggatggatttcatcaggtcccatggacttatgtaccttcaggttcctcagatggtctcgaacctgatcatctcctacagtgggcagttcttcattcttatagcccctgtttttgccttctgcagcttgggtggtgtggttggaactcttgctggtgaagactgaggcgaaaaagtcattcagtacttcagccttctacatatcctgggtgaccaggtctcccatttccttccagagagggcccacgttttccctagtcttcccaTTACCTCTGACATACTTAGaaatttttcttgttgtccttgatatccctggccagatttaattctgtctgggctttaccttgcctaatctggttcctggctgcttggacagtttctctgtattcctcccagtctacctgtccttgctttcaTCCTCTGTAGGCCGCCTTTTTgtttttgagcttgtccaggagctccttgttcatccatgcaggcctcctggcttttttgcctgacttctttcttgggatgcaccactcctgagcttggaggaggtgatccttgaataccaaccagcttccttgggccactctcccctccagtgctttttcccatgttaccctgccaagcaggtccctcaagaggccaaagtctgctctcctgaagtgcagggtagtgagcttgctgcggaCCCTCCTCGCTTCCCTAAAcatcttgaactctaccatttcatgatccctgcagccaaggctacccttgagcttgacattccccaccagcatctccttgttggtaaggacaaggtccagcatggctcctctcctcattggctcctctaccatttgtaGAAGAAAGTGTGCCAGCTGGAAAATGTGCCATCCCAAACGGTGCCTCGCATTAATGATAAACAACATCTTGCCGGCTGTGGTGGTGCTTTGCAAAGGGGTGATCTGGATAGATGGTGAACCGTGCTAGCTAACAAGAGCgtctttcctctcttcccactgACTGCTTATTGCTTTTTCTTGATGCTGATGGCAGCTCCAAGTCCCCTGTCTCACCTGGCTGGGTCCTGATAAGTGCAGTCTTGACTTGAAGCCTGGTTTCTCTGTATTAATGCCTGCCGAGCCCTTTTCCCCCCGGAGTGCTCCCAGCAGGAACTCTGAAACAACGCTTTTCTCCAAGGGAAGAGTGTTTGCACGCAAGTTCTCCCTTCCATTTTCTGGCTGGAGCCCGGTGCATCCCTTCCAGCTAACTGCATTCCTGGCATACCGGCCCAGGGGATGGCTTGGGAAGCATTTCAAGCAGGCTGGAATATCTCCTGCTCAGGCTCTCCCCTGCAAATTTCCTCTTATTGCATTCCAGAAAAGGGCACTGAATCCTTCAGGGCTTTCTGCTCCTCCTTGCCGGCAGAGAGACACGCGGGTTTAATAACAGCCAGCTGCAGCCAAAGCAAGCGGTGCTTGTTTTCATGTTTCCATCAGTTCCATATTCCCACCTAAGGAATTTGGGTTCAGGGTTATTTTCTGCTTGATCTGATTTtcaagcagagggaaaaaaaaaaatattgcatggGAGGGGGAGAATGGAaaaaagaggagaagggaaaaacagtGGTAGGTGTGAATAAAAAGCCCTTTGCGCTGCTGAACTTAAGCAGGGGATTTGGATATAACTTTTAATTGCACagagctgtattttttatttgcagcCAGGCTGGAGTCTTTTTGTGGCAGGTTTAGAGGAGCAGAATGTAGGGATGTCTGTAGGGATGCTGGATGGCGGGATTTACTGGGATGATGCCGGGTAGATCAGGCCGCTTACCTGTTCCTAGTGCAAACCATGAGGAGGAAAGTGTGGCTCAGGTTCTGCCTTGCCTGCAGCTTGCAGAGATGCCAGGCTTGCCTCGTCATCCACATGCTCCTGGCCTTTCTGCCCACCCTCCAAGCTCCAGGGGACACGGGTGACACCACAGGAGGTCTGGCCAGCACTTGCATCAGCCACTGCACTGGTGGTCGAAGTGCCAGCGTGTTCCGTGGGCAATGGGAAATGGGTTAATTTTCTTCTGGCTCTGGCATGCTGATGCAGCTGCTCTTCCACAGGGTTTCTGGAAGTGTTTTTGCcagtgtttctggaaaaaaaaggaggaaaaacccctttatttttatttttgcttttgaaaacctgtCTTCCCCCCCGTCATCATCCCTGTACTGACACCATGCAGCAGCTTGAGTGAAGCCACACCATTTGTTCCAAAAGGAGACTTTTCTCTGCCCAGTCCCTGCCAGGCGAGGGGAGGGATGCTGAGAGCAAGTGGGAAAACCCATCCCCGTCCTGGGAGATGCTGGTGCTGCGGTGGAGGACAGGGATGACTCAGTTGAACATGCAAAAAGCCTGGTCCCGTGGGCCTTCCGCACTCACTAGCCACCACCCTGTGCTCCCACAGGATCCGAGTGCTTGCTGGTTTTACTAATATGTATTACGGCAACGCGCAAATGCCCTGAAAGCCCTTATGAAGTGGGGAGAAGGACAAATTTATGAGCCTGGGAGCCATGTGTCCCCAAATAACTCTTAAAGGCAAGAGGGATGCTTTGTACAGGGTGGTGGCCAGCAAGTAGCACTGTGCAAGATGAGGCTGTCCTTGCTGCCTGAAGCCCTTGGCGATTTGTAGGCAGTGCTGTGCTTTTTAGGAGCACCCAGGTTATCTTTGCTGATGCTCTAAGGAGAACATGAGGATGGTCTCCCGTATCGGCACTGCAAGGTCGGCGTGCACCTGGGGAGAGTGTTGTCAGCATGTGGGTGGCGTGGTGGGACCTAGAGCCTTTGCTAACGTGCTTGGGTTCCTTTCTCTCCCCCAGGCTGGTTCCCTAAGGTGACACCGGAGTCCCTGTAGCCTCTTTGTTCACGGAGAGACCATGGCCACCTAGTGCCCCCAGGGACCAGAGGGGTCAGCAGGCCAGAGATGGCGGCACAGAGGATTCGGGCAGCCAACTCAGGCGGCCTGCCACGCTGCAAGTCAGAGGGGACGCTCATCGACCTCGGCGAGGGCTTCACTGAGACCAGCCTCTGCGATGTCAAAGGTGCGGTGGGACGGGTGGGGGCCATGCCCCTCCTCAACTGAGGTGCATTCTCTTGCCCCTGAGGTCCGGGGCGGGGGTTGGTTACTAATTAGCAGACAGCAGCTGATGGGGAAGAGCAGCAAGCACTGCTGAGCATGTCCACAGGTGCATGGACCTGACACCAAGAGAGGTGACAGCAACAAGGTGGTTGCAAGagtttgtttttcccttccccagagcTGGGAGCTTGCAGGTTGCTCGAataatcctttttcttctttttatcgttgtttttttcagctttttttaccTTACCTGGCAGAAAACCTGCATTCAGGTGAGAGGGAAATTACTGTTCCCACAGTAGAAATGGTTCCCAAGGAATAACTCCAGGTGGAAGTTAGCATGTGCCAAGGGCTGTTAAAAATAAACACGCATAAAAGCAATTGCTTTTGTAGGTGTAGCAAGAAGTGACCCAAATATCAAACACTCTTGCTGCAAATTAGAttgttttttaatgtgaaaataggAATTACTCATATTCTCCAAGGGGTTTGCTGGTTTTGGCACATCGCTGTTAAcctgctgctgtgctggctgCATGCGCGGctgtgggggggacacgggcacaGCCACTCGCCCAGCTGATCTGCGGGGACGGGGAGACTGAAAATGCCATGTCCCACATACAGCTCCTGGGTTAACGGTGCCTTCCTACCAGGGTGGCAAAATAGTTGTTCAGTGCagagtatttatatatatatagttttccACTGAATAAATGTCCTCATGACTTTCCCTACATGCTGGCAGAGGAAGTGGATTAACGATGAGTTGTTAAGGATGTGTGCAAACAATTCTCTACTTAATATTTGATCCCTAGCGTATATTTAAAGACTTGTCTTCCCTTGCCTCATACTTCACGTGTCCGAGAAGCGCTGCCAGCCTGCAGCTAGTGACCGCAGGGATGTGCGGTCTGATCTGCTTGTCCCTTCATCTCCAGAATTTTACGGGCTTCCTGTGTTTCTTaaatcctccttttccctccaggGATCTCTCAAACCTATTGAAGCAGGTGCTGTCCCAGTTCTCTTGCAGCTCCGTATGGGTGAAAATCCATCTCTCCTCGTTTTCATAGGTCTGTCTAGCAAGATAACACACATTTGAACGTTGATGTGACATCATCTGCAGCTTGTTGCTACTGCTTTTTACAGAAATAGGTCCTAAAAGTGAGAACAAAAGCTATAAATATGGTGACAGCATGAGCATCTGTAGGCTTGACCCAGCTGTTTTGCTTGTCATTGGGATCCCCTGGCAAAATGGCTTTCAGCTGGCGCTGCTGAAAGGGAGACGGGAGCTGCTGCTAGGACCAGGACAGCACTGCAGGGCTGGCTTCTGGGCTTCTTTCTAGGGGTCCAAACTACACAGCCTTCTTTAGAAATTGGGTTAATTTTTGTTGAGGACCTTTGAAATACGGGTGCTGTGTAAGAGAGGTGAGCTGCTGATGTGACATGAAAAAACAGGAGTATGATGTACCCTTGGTTGTTTCTTGCACTGAAGCATAAGATGTTTCGTGTGTGCAGGAGAGGGTTTATGGCAGAGCAAGAGCACCTTTAACCTGTGAACATTACTGGGTTATCACGTAATCTCTTTGCAGAAGAGGCattcaccagcagcagcacaggtaaCTATTTGTTTGAGAGCTAAAGAGCTGGTGGCCAAAGACCTTGAGATACTGCTGACCAAATTGGTAGGATAATGGCTGTGTAACCTCTTCCCATATAGCAGTCATTGAGAACCCTCCCTAATTAactttgatattttaaatgtgaACATTTAAGGGGGTGCCTGTGATTCTAGTATGTGCCTGTAGGAGCTTAGATCCTGACCTGCCAGGTGAAAAGAAGAGCTGATAAGCAGTGACTCCCACTCCCTCAAAACTTCTCTCCACTGCATCTTCTGGTGCATTGTTCATCAGGGAGTTCAGCGAGGCTGTGGGATGCTGGTGTCTCCTACAGGAGCAGGGGCATGGGGCCCTACATGGAGGGGGAGACCTTGTTGCTAAGGAACTTGACTTCATTGGGAGGACAAGAAGTTGCTGCTTCTTCTCTCTCAGTTCCCgctgctcttcccagctgtgTTGATGCCCATCCCTTTAGATCATTAACCCTTTGGGGAAGAGGAGCGTGAATGTCTCAGAAGTATCGGAGGgagaagttttgtttaaaaatgtagggggaaaaaaatacctatgGGTTTCAGAGGTTGTAAAACTGCTTTACTTCACCACTTAAAGTAGCGCGGATTGCTCACCTGAAGTGAGTTGTGACTCTCTTGTGGGTTGCTTACAGTGctgtttttttcttggctttgcagTGCCTTCTCCTAGTGCCTTGCTGGTTGACAATCCCACGTCCTTTGGAAATGCGAAGGAAGTAATAGCAATCAAAGACTACTGTCCAACTAATTTCACCACTTTGAAGTTCTCCAAGGGGGACCACCTTTATGTCTTAGACACGTCAGGAGGCGAGTGGTGGTACGCTCACAACACCACAGAAATGGGTTACATCCCTTCCTCCTACGTCCAGCCTGTAAATTACCGTAACTCTTCCTTAACGGACAGTGGGATGATAGACAATCTACTTGAGAGCCCCGACGAGGGGGTCAAGGAGTTAGACCTGCTTGGGGAATGGACTGATGTGAAAAGAAACTCTATGAAAACCTACAATAACAACCCATTCTTGAACGGAGTCCAGACGAACCCATTTCTGAATGGGAATTTGCAAACAGTGCCCAGCTTGGACAAGGAGTCCAACTCTAGCGTTGCTGTTGACTTGCTGCTCTTTGACACGGGGGCTCCTACTTCAGTTGTTTCCAGTTCGGCCACTAATAGCAGCCTGGGTAACATTTTTGATGAGTTTCCATCCACAAACAGGCTGGATCTGGAACAGCCTGTGAAAAGGGACAATCCCTTCTTCAGAAGTAAACGCTCCTACAGTTTGTCTGAATTGTCCGTTCTTCAAGCCAAGTCTGACGCTCCAGCATCCTCGGGTTTCTTCAGCGGTTTGAAATCTCCCACCCCTGAGCAGTTCCAGAGCCGCGAAGATTTTAGGACGGCATGGCTGAACCACAGGAAGTTGGCTCGGTCTTGCCATGATTTGGATTTGCTTGGTCAAAATCCTGGCTGGGGTCAGACGCAACCAGTGGAGACCAACATCGTCTGCAAGCTGGATAGCTCTGGTGGAGCCGTTCAGCTTCCAGACACCAACATCAGTATCCATGTGCCAGAGGGCCACGTGTCCCCTGGGGAAACGCAGCAGATCTCCATGAAAGCGATGCTGGATCCACCGCTGGAACTGAACAGTGACAAGTGTAGCACCATCAGCCcagtcctgcagatcaaactcaGCAATATGGAGGTGAAAACCTTCATCATTCTGGAGATGAAGGTGTCAGCAGAGGTCAAGAATGATATTATGAGCAAGAGTTTGGTAGGACTGCAATGCCTGCGGAGTGACATGAAAGAGGGGCCGTACACACCGATGCAGCTGAACTATTCGTATGGGGACACAATCCAGGTGCAGCTGGAGAACCTGGAGCCTTGCATGTACATCGCGGCTGTAGCCCAGGGGCAGAACATCCTCTACCCTTACACCGTTTGGGATTACATCAGCAAGAAGATCACGGTTGGCGTCTACGGCCCAAAACACATTCACCCTTCCTTTAAAACTGTTGTGGCCATGTTTGGGCATGAATGTGCACCCAAGACTCTCCTGGTGAACGAGGTCACAAGACAgtcccacagcccagctcctgttGCCCTCCAGCTCTGGGGTAAGCATCAGTTTGCTCTGTCCCGGCCTCAGGACCTCAAACTCTGCATGTTCTCCAACATGACCAATTACGAGGTGAAAGCTAGTGAGCAAGCCAAAATTGTGCGGGGCTTCCAGATGAAGTTGGGCAAGGTCAGTCGCCTTATCTTCCCCATTGCATCCCATGATCCCAATGAGCTCTCAGATTTCACACTAAGGATACAGGTCAAGGATGATAAGGATGCCATTTTGACCCAATTCTGCGTCCAGACACCGCAGCCGCCTCCGAAAAGTGCCATCAAACCGACAGGGCAGAGGCGGTTCCTCAAGAAGAACGAGGTCGGAAAGATCATCCTTTCACCTCTGGCTGCCACCGCCAAGTATCCAGTTTTTCAGGACCGGCCAGTGTTGAGTTTGAAGTACGGCAAGCTGCTGAAGACAGTGGTGCGGCAAAGCAAGAACCACTATTTGCTGGAGTACAAGAAAGGAGATGTCATAGCCCTCCTCAGTGA from Rissa tridactyla isolate bRisTri1 chromosome 7, bRisTri1.patW.cur.20221130, whole genome shotgun sequence harbors:
- the SH3BP4 gene encoding SH3 domain-binding protein 4, coding for MAAQRIRAANSGGLPRCKSEGTLIDLGEGFTETSLCDVKVPSPSALLVDNPTSFGNAKEVIAIKDYCPTNFTTLKFSKGDHLYVLDTSGGEWWYAHNTTEMGYIPSSYVQPVNYRNSSLTDSGMIDNLLESPDEGVKELDLLGEWTDVKRNSMKTYNNNPFLNGVQTNPFLNGNLQTVPSLDKESNSSVAVDLLLFDTGAPTSVVSSSATNSSLGNIFDEFPSTNRLDLEQPVKRDNPFFRSKRSYSLSELSVLQAKSDAPASSGFFSGLKSPTPEQFQSREDFRTAWLNHRKLARSCHDLDLLGQNPGWGQTQPVETNIVCKLDSSGGAVQLPDTNISIHVPEGHVSPGETQQISMKAMLDPPLELNSDKCSTISPVLQIKLSNMEVKTFIILEMKVSAEVKNDIMSKSLVGLQCLRSDMKEGPYTPMQLNYSYGDTIQVQLENLEPCMYIAAVAQGQNILYPYTVWDYISKKITVGVYGPKHIHPSFKTVVAMFGHECAPKTLLVNEVTRQSHSPAPVALQLWGKHQFALSRPQDLKLCMFSNMTNYEVKASEQAKIVRGFQMKLGKVSRLIFPIASHDPNELSDFTLRIQVKDDKDAILTQFCVQTPQPPPKSAIKPTGQRRFLKKNEVGKIILSPLAATAKYPVFQDRPVLSLKYGKLLKTVVRQSKNHYLLEYKKGDVIALLSEEKIRLKGQLWTKEWYIGYYQGKIGLVHTKNVLVVGKVKPSYFSGPDLTTSLLLEQILRPCKFLTYIYASVRTLLMENLSSWRSFADALGYLNLPLTFFCRAELDSEPERVASVLEKLKEDCNNTENKERKSFQKELMTALLKMDCQGLVVRLIQDFVLLTTAVEVAQRWRELAEKLAKVSKQQMDSYEAPHRDKTGVVDSEAMWKPAYDFLLTWSSQMGDSYRDVIQELHTGLDKMKNPITKRWKHLTGTLILVNSLDMLRAAAFSPQDHEDFAI